Genomic window (Vigna radiata var. radiata cultivar VC1973A chromosome 1, Vradiata_ver6, whole genome shotgun sequence):
aaaaataaattataaattcgaatttcaaaacatatatttgaagcacaacttattttttttttttaaattctactttctattttatatattttttaaattacccAAATTTGTTAAAAACCCCGAAAATAATTGGTACTTGAAAACGAAATAAGTAGGATTTAGAGTGAGAGAATTTGCAAGAAAGATTTAACGGCAGTGAGATTTTAACGTTCACCAAACCACGTTTGGTGTGTGTGACAGAAACGGAGGCTTAATAATGAAAACTTTTGTTTGAACGGTTTGGTTTATAGTTTGGAGACATTTTGCCCCACTAGCCATAGATTTGCCTACGGAATATTTTCACGACGGAGCTTACTTATGGCATAAATTCTTCAATGTCTTGATTAAGACTCTAATCTCAcccataaaaaaatacacacacacatggaACACCTCTTTTTCCTTGCTTCTTCCATGAAACAATTATTTTGTCTACAAGGTTTCATGCACGTAATCAATATGCTACCATCCCATATTTTATCACTTCTCTTCAACCTTATGTTGCAGCAGTTGGTAtgtgatcatcatcatcatccaactGATCAAAACATATGTTCATATCCATCCATCTATAAATGAACACATCACAATGAGACAATGCAAAAATCAACAACATGGTCCCTCTTGTTTCATGAATTTGGTTTCTGACATAACTTCCCCAAGGATTTCAGCTAACTATTCTTTTCCTTATTCAACATGTCTGGTTACAAAGATTCCCTCTGCTTGCTTTTTGATTTTACTCAGCAAAAACCTCTGGGGGGGCTACACATTCTAAAGCACAAAACTAGTTCTATTCTTCTAAATAACATGCATGATTCGTGAAcctcttcatgcttttcattaaatataattttgtatgataaaCCAGTCCCAAGTTCTAGAAACTAAAACCGTCCAACACCctttgtaaaatttttaaagtagCAAATGATTAAAAAGGAAGGGTGAGGTTAACTACTGATGCAACAAGACATTATGGGTCTGGTGGGCCtcacttttgtgtttttcttttctttttttaattccaattattaaatttcattgtcTCTTGCCAGACAGCCATTTTCTCAATTGTTGGAGAgagatgatatatatatatatataaatataaatatatatctatatatatcaCAGAAGTTAAAAGATATGCTGCATAAGATTAAGTAAGAGGAGAGGCTTAAGGATTTTCTGTACACTGTCCAGATTGTGAATTGTTTGAAGAACACATTCAAAGTTGAAACCATGGAAACTTCTCATCCTCTTTCTATTGAAAGTTTTTCTTACAGTTGGTTGGTGAACCTGAAGCCATCCATAGAAAGCCTTGAAGGCTCCCTCAGAGCTTCCCTTGATGCTTCTGATGAAGCTTCCTTCATTGAAATGGACCCAAGAATGCCACCTTCTAAAAGGTTCTTCAGAAACTCTCAAGATTTCAAATTTGACTTCCCCACTTCACAGTCCCCTCTCACTCTTGTTGATGCTGATGACCTCTTTTCCAATGGTTATCTCATGCCCCTTTTTGTTGAGTCTTTGAAAATGGAAGCATATGAGGCCTCAGATTCCAATCCAAGTCTACCTTCCTCATCACATGTGCCAAAAATTGTGGTTCCTAATGCTCATTCTAGATGCCCTTCATTGAAAAGGTGCAGAACATTGTCAAGGAGAATATTTCAGAAGTACCTAAACTTCTTGAGGCCCTTGTGTAGAAGATTGAGGAGTGCCAAATCAGGTTCAAAATCTGAATCTGTTATTAAAAGAACTGAGTCAGCAAAGAATAGGGGATGCTACTCTGAAACATCCCCACGGATTAGTGTAGCTTATTCTGCTGACGACTGGCGAAAGTCCTGTGATTCAGAAAGTTCAATTTATGAAGCAGTTCTTCATTGCAAAAGATCCATTGGTATGTTCAAGTTCCATTTGAATATCATTAACCATGTGTTGTGTTCAAGGTTTTAAACGGTTTTGATCTCTTTGCAGTATTTGACACTGCAAGAAATTGCAGACAAATGAGGTTGTGATTTGTCAAAAACTTGATAACGTTCtgttcaatttttttggatCTAACAAGCATTTTTGTCACTTTGCTCATTGCAGAGAGGATGAATTAAGGATGCTGCAAAAGGGTTGCATTtggaaattaaaaatcaaagagAAGAGCGAAGataaagggaaaagaaagattATCAAAAGGCTAAACCATGATCAGCCACTGCTCTGCTCCATCATCCTCTGCTTGAAtcattttaaaatgtcaatAGGAAATAAAGATGTGGTTGGTCAAGCATTATTCATGCACTACGATCAAATTCTGGGAAacggaagaagaaaaattatagtacaattttgTATGTTCATCAAATTTATAATGAGAATGAACACTTTTACTAAAGATGAGAGAATCTGCTTCCTGTTTCAGTAAAGTTATTCTTGAACTGATTTTTGGAATCAGAAACGTGTTATACAGATGAATTATGTATATAAGATTCTGATAACTCGGTATATAtcttatctcttatttttttggCTACCTGTTCCATAAACATGATCTGTGACATGGCTTGAAAGAGGGTTTTTGATTTTATCTTTCTCcctctctgtctctctcttgTTGTTCTCTTGTGGATGTGAAAGTAAGAAACTTGGAAGATGGAAAAGTTTTGTGATAAGGGATTGAAGAAAGTGAGAAGTTTGAAAATTTCTCTGCAAACTTGACAGACTTGTTAGCTATGCAAATTTCAAGGCAATGATGAAGAAACGACACTTAAGGAGACAAAATCTGACGACAAATGTGCGGAGCCATTGAATTGTATGTGGACACTTTTAGcacaaattcataataaatctAATGATGGACAAATAatgagtgattttttttttattttaaattttattttgtatgtatCACCCAATTATTACCATTTCTGTTATTTTGAGAAGTCTGGTGCTGTTTCTGACAAAAAGATGCAACAGGAACTAGGTGGATTATATTACAGATATGAATAGCCAAGATTTGAATAATCAATTACGGATATTTTTATCAACTCAGAATAGAATTTGTAGTGCAAAGTTATGAATGTGGAAATTAGAGACTTTATAAACGTAATCAGAGtcaattttttatgaaagaataatttacaaattttttatatatttatatttaatataatatagatatgTTTATACTTGAATTATTAAGTAATGATAAATGTTTTGTAAGTAGAAGAAATTGAATGTAGGGTCAAAAAGATTTATGGCCTCAGTATTGGGTTGACTTTAGAAACCAATCCTTAAGCTTACTGGGAGTGTGTTAACTTTATTCTTTATTGTGGGCCTAAATTCCCTCATGAGATCTGGGACAATATTTAATTCCTAGTTCAAATAAGATTatcttcttttttgaaaaaaaataatcttgaaAACTATAAAGAAAGCGACCTTAtaactattaatttaaaaccatggattatttttaaatgaatggttaatattgtttttttttctcatttttctttctattttatccttttcCTTATACTCTCTCTATACCTTTGAACTCGAACTTACATAGCTTTAAGCGTGTGTTCGTTTGAACAAATTGTACTATTCAAGCGAATTAGCGAGCGATGAATGCAGTCGAAATCGTATTTGGTTCTACTGATAAGAGACGATGGAAAAGCGATGATTTGCGTGGATTTTGCATGGATTGTACTGTTTAGACCATCTCGCCAAAATGGAAGGATTTGCACTGATTTATAAGTAAAGGACTTATATGCCCTGTACCATTGTTCAAAATTCCAACTGAATCTGCAAccctttataatattaaaaaaccataatattaactttaatactaaaaaaccaaaatcaattcTAACAACAACTCtaaaagcataaaataaaaaacacatgcATGCACTGTGGTTTCACGAGAGCACTGTTCGTTTCCCATTGCCCATGTGATTTTCCAATATACATTGTCCTGACCAGGTTATCTGGCCTTTGCAGCTTGCTTTTCAGCCCATTGCACACTGTAAGTAACTGGTGCACACTGTAACTAGCTGGGGAGATTTGCTGGTTGACACAACCATTCACTACAAAGCAAAGGAGAGAATCCTgctatttgaatttgaaaaagaaggttTGACCATGAAGACCATTAATAAGAGTGTGTTAACGTATAAGTTTGGTGTGTGTATTAAAATCGATGCTTGTGTGTTTAGATAGAGTGAAGGAGGTTTGAGACTGTGTGGTCTTTGACGAGCTTTGCGCAAAGAGTTATCTGTGTGTGGTGAAAAGCAGCAACTGTGGAGAGTAGGAGCTTTGGAGATCTTCTTCTGCTGAAGTAATGTTTCTCGCTTGTGGTTTTTGCAGGTTGAAGACGTGTGGTTGTAAAGAGgggatgaggaagaagaagcttCATGATGAGGAGATAGGCGGATGGAGAAGACGAAGCCTTAAGCAGAAGACATGTTCATGTATTCGATTGCAGAGATAGGTTGTTTCCGGTTGCAGTCACCGGTTGGCCATACCTTCTTTCCTTGCTCCGTCGCAACAATTGGCTTAGGAGAAGTGTGTTAAGCTTTGTGCATGGGTGATGTGGTTATCATCTTCTTCTCCATGCAGCCTTCATTCGATGTTCTTGTTGTGAACATGGTTGATGGTGCGCGTGGTGGGTGTCGAGATCGTTGAGGACATGAGCAGGTCCATGGAGGAGCAGTCCTTGTAGGAGCCCAACATGAGGATATCCATGGACCAGACTGCAGGATGCACAGTCTGTCGAACCAACGCCtgacgaagaagaagaatcaCCATAATGGTTGAAGCAACACAAGTAGATGTAGCACCCTAACccttttttttgtgtgtg
Coding sequences:
- the LOC106766071 gene encoding probable membrane-associated kinase regulator 6 isoform X1, with product METSHPLSIESFSYSWLVNLKPSIESLEGSLRASLDASDEASFIEMDPRMPPSKRFFRNSQDFKFDFPTSQSPLTLVDADDLFSNGYLMPLFVESLKMEAYEASDSNPSLPSSSHVPKIVVPNAHSRCPSLKRCRTLSRRIFQKYLNFLRPLCRRLRSAKSGSKSESVIKRTESAKNRGCYSETSPRISVAYSADDWRKSCDSESSIYEAVLHCKRSIVFDTARNCRQMREDELRMLQKGCIWKLKIKEKSEDKGKRKIIKRLNHDQPLLCSIILCLNHFKMSIGNKDVVGQALFMHYDQILGNGRRKIIVQFCMFIKFIMRMNTFTKDERICFLFQ
- the LOC106766071 gene encoding probable membrane-associated kinase regulator 6 isoform X2 yields the protein METSHPLSIESFSYSWLVNLKPSIESLEGSLRASLDASDEASFIEMDPRMPPSKRFFRNSQDFKFDFPTSQSPLTLVDADDLFSNGYLMPLFVESLKMEAYEASDSNPSLPSSSHVPKIVVPNAHSRCPSLKRCRTLSRRIFQKYLNFLRPLCRRLRSAKSGSKSESVIKRTESAKNRGCYSETSPRISVAYSADDWRKSCDSESSIYEAVLHCKRSIERMN